From Phycodurus eques isolate BA_2022a chromosome 1, UOR_Pequ_1.1, whole genome shotgun sequence, one genomic window encodes:
- the dtx3 gene encoding probable E3 ubiquitin-protein ligase DTX3, protein MGSQVSSDEMSVRAGQGSDEVLVSQAVWDYLAAAGRPWLLDFQHEQGMNAGIVRRGERGGCCAVRLQPVPGARLASVSDAPVSSETRKAFIDLCRCARKEMSKQEGGPKRKRALLPCVGVLEPNGEGNLLQPPPQPRRSQRQQQQKFRKAADEEAFSVVHEAAHRKDCGTTSHSEADDNTSCSICMGDIVDKTTLEKCGHSFCRCCLDQAFKVKRACPVCRLVYGQLIGNQPANGTMIVERDPALQLPGHEGYGCICIIYSFPPGLQTPEHPNPGVRYPGTDRLAYLPDSPDGNRVLGLLRRAFEQRLTFTIGTSMTTGLQNVITWNDIHHKTSIWGGPHCFGYPDPTYLVRVTEELREKGITVD, encoded by the exons ATGGGCTCACAGG TTTCATCTGATGAGATGAGCGTGCGTGCTGGCCAGGGGAGTGATGAGGTGCTGGTGTCACAGGCTGTGTGGGATTACCTGGCCGCTGCAGGCAGGCCCTGGCTCCTCGACTTCCAGCACGAGCAGGGCATGAACGCTGGCATCGTCCGGCGTGGTGAGAGAGGGGGCTGCTGCGCCGTGAGGCTTCAGCCGGTGCCAGGCGCCAGGCTCGCCAGCGTGTCGGATGCACCCGTTTCCAGTGAGACACGTAAAGCCTTCATCGATCTGTGCCGCTGTGCCCGCAAGGAGATGAGCAAGCAGGAAGGTGGCCCCAAAAGGAAGCGGGCCCTGCTGCCCTGCGTGGGGGTCCTGGAGCCAAACGGCGAGGGGAACTTGCTCCAGCCGCCCCCCCAGCCCCGCCGCTCCCAgcgacagcagcagcagaagttCCGGAAGGCTGCGGACGAAGAGGCCTTCTCCGTGGTTCACGAGGCAGCCCACCGGAAAGACTGTGGAACAACTTCCCACAGCGAGGCTGATGACAACACTTCTTGCTCCATCTGCATGGGTGACATTGTAGACAAGACCACCTTGGAGAAGTGCGGCCACTCCTTCTGCCGCTGCTGCCTGGATCAAGCGTTCAAGGTGAAGAGGGCCTGCCCTGTGTGTCGTCTTGTTTACGGCCAGCTAATAGGTAACCAGCCTGCCAATGGCACCATGATTGTTGAGCGGGATCCCGCCCTGCAGCTACCGGGTCATGAGGGCTATGGGTGTATCTGCATCATCTACAGTTTCCCTCCTGGTTTACAGACG CCAGAGCATCCCAACCCGGGCGTGCGGTACCCAGGAACAGACCGTTTGGCCTACCTCCCCGACAGCCCCGACGGGAACCGTGTGCTAGGCCTGCTGCGCCGGGCCTTTGAACAGCGCCTTACCTTCACGATCGGTACCTCCATGACGACAGGCTTGCAAAATGTCATCACCTGGAATGACATCCATCACAAGACCTCAATATGGGGCGGGCCCCACTG TTTTGGTTACCCAGATCCCACTTACctggtgcgcgtgacagaggagcTGCGAGAAAAAGGCATCACCGTGGACTGA